TCTCACTAAAGTTACTTTTTTACAAAAAAAATGAAACTAAAAGCGCATCATTGTTTTCCACAATAACAATGATGCGCTTTTCTACCTAAAAAATAATCTATGCGTGGCTCTAAAGAGTAATTGTTTTTAAAAAAGCCTGGGTAGAAGAATTAATATCAATAGAATTTTCCAATGCCTTAATATATGCTGTACCGATAATGGCACCATTACTAAATTCGCATGCATCGGTGAAAGACGCTTTATCTTTTATACCAAAACCAACCAATACGGGATTTTGTAGCTTATACGATTGTAATTTTTCCAGGTAATGTTGTACGCTTGTAAAATTTTTATCTTTCCCTGTTGTAGAAGAAGAGGAAACAGCGTATAAAAAACCTGAGCTTAATGCATCAAGTTTTTTAACCCGTTGCTCTGATGTCTCGGGAGTTACTAAAAAAATGAAATCTAATCCGTATTTTTTAATGATAGGGCCATATTCTGTTTCAAATTCATATTCAGGCAGGTCAGGCAGTATCAATCCATCCACACCAACGGCTGCCGCATCTTTACAAAATTTCTCAAATCCATATTGCAGCACAGGATTCATGTAACCCATTAACACTATAGGAACTTTTTTTTGCCCCGCATCATGCAATGTTTTTAACTGTTCAAAAAGCTTATGAATGGTCATTCCATTTGCCAACGCAATAGTGCTGCTGGCTTGTATTACAGGGCCGTCTGCCAATGGGTCGCTATAAGGCATTCCTATTTCTACCAGGTCTGCCCCGTTTTGTTGCAACGCTTTTATTACTTCCAGCGTGCTTTCCAATTTTGGATAGCCCGCTGTACAATAAACATTTAATACATTATTCTTTTTATGCTGAAATAATTCTTTTATGCTGCTCATAATCATTATTAATAAGATGCTGTAGTCACTTCCATCAGATTGTTTTTATCGCCTAGTTTAATAAAATGATATTTTGGCTTTGCATCTATATCGAGTGTTATTTTGTATAAAGCTGTTTTCTCTCCTTCTTTTGCTTCAGGAAAAGACAAGGTTACTGTATCACCAATACGGCTTACGGTATATTTTGATTCATCAAAATTATCCGGGAGGCAATAATGAAATTCATATCGTTCTCCGCTTGTATTACTGTTCATGCTCATTGGCGTTTCCGGTTGTGAGCACTCTCCCAATTTTTCTGCTTTTAATGTATGATTGATAAAGTCGCCTGTATCGACGCAAGAAGAAAGGATTGTTGCGAGAATAGCTGCAAATAGTAATTTCATTATTTAGATTTTATTTGTGTCCATTGCCTTCATATATGTTGCCATGTCCTTATCTCCTCTACCGCTTAAACAAACCACCACTACATCTCCTTTTTTAAATTGCAACTTATTTAATCCATACAACGCATGAGATGATTCCAACGCAGGAATGATCCCTTCTAATTTTGCCAATTCAAATGCTGCTTCCAGGGCTTCTTTATCAGTTGCGCTTAAAAAAGTCCCTCTGCCGGTTTTATATAAATGTGCATGCAATGGTCCGATACCGGGATAATCCAACCCCGCTGAAATGCTGTGTGGCTCCACTACCTGACCATCTTCCGTTTGCATTACATAGCTTTTGCTGCCATGTAAAATTCCTGGCTTACCTAATTGCGTTGTAGCTGCACTCATACCACTGTTAATTCCGCAACCCGCTGCTTCCACAGCCACTAATTGCACTTGCTCATCATCCAGGAAATGATAAAAAGCACCCGCAGCATTACTACCCCCACCAACACATGCAATTACATGCGATGGCAATTCTGTTCCTATTTTTTCTTTTAATTGTTCCTTGATTTCTTTACTGATCACACTTTGAAAACGTGCTACCATATCGGGATAAGGATGTGGACCAACGACGCTACCAATTATATAATGCGTATCAACAGGATTATTGATCCAATCACGGATAGCTTCATTAGTTGCATCTTTTAATGTTTTGCTGCCGCTGGTTGCAGGCACTACTGTGGCACCTAACATTTTCATACGGGCAACATTCGGCGCCTGGCGTTCAATATCTTTTTCTCCCATGTACACAATACACTCCAATCCTTTTAAGGCACAAACTGTTGCTGTTGCCACGCCATGCTGACCGGCACCTGTTTCAGCAATGATGCGCTTTTTACCCAATCGTTGTGCCAGTAATATTTGCCCGATAGTATTGTTTACTTTATGTGCTCCTGTATGACACAGATCTTCCCGCTTTAAATAAACGGGTACGCCATACTTTTCGCTTAAGCGCTTTGCATGATATAAAGGCGTTTCTCTTCCTGCATAATCTTGTAATAGATTTTGAAACTCTTTTTGAAAGCTTTCATCGTAAATAATATCCAAATATTTTTCCTGCAGCTCTTCCACATTCGGATGCAACATTTCCGGAATGTATGCTCCGCCAAACTCTCCGTAATAACCGTGTTCATTTACACTAAACTTCATTTTATATTTTTTATGTTCCTGACATTTATTCTTTATTCAACATCGTTGCAAATTTGAAATGAGACAATCTCACTTTTATTTCATTTCTTATTCTACCTGATTTTGAGCTTTTTTTGACATCATCAACTTTTCTTCAATTTTGTCTACGTGCTGTAAACTTTCTCTTGGATAAAACTTTAAGGTCTTTAAATAATATAACGGCTTATCGATACCAATTTCATAAACAGCTTGCCCCAATACACTTATTGATTCACTACCTGAAAATTTTACTATAAATGCCCCATCGCGTTCAAAGTCTTTATCGGTAACATAATTTTGCACCGGATAACCTAACTTATTTTTATTTTCCTTGTAAATCTTCTGCAATATTTCAATTTCTTTTTTATACTGAGTATATGCGGGGAAAAACTTTAACAAAGAATCTTTTTCTGTATACAAGCTATACCGGATAATGCGTTCTAAAATAGAATATTTATAATCCAACAGCTCTTTATCATATCCATCTGCCAACCAATATTGAGCTGGCTTAAAATATAAATCAAATAAAGAAGGACAGTTTATATCAAGATAATATTGCTGTGCCCGTAAAAAAGGGGTTCGCTTGTCTAGTGGTACGCTCTTAAATATTGTCATATATTTCCTGATGAAAGACGTATCGCTATAATACTCCTTAAAACATACCTGCATTACGCTATCCTGATTATATCCCTTCTTTTCGTGCGCTTTAGTTATACATCCACAGATTCTATCATTTATCTGATCAAACAATGAATCATATTTTTTATTTGCAGTATCATTTTTATACAAATAATGGGTAAGAAATATTTTATTCACTTTGGGCAAAAGCCAATTGAACAAGGAATTACTATTTGGAAATTTTTTACTCATTTGAAGCTTTCGAATAATAGCAGTTGTCTGGTCATCCTTTGGAGCTAAAGCAAATATATTTGCTTTAGACACAGAACCCGGTGTAGCTTCACTATCGCCATTTTGAATAAACTTAGTTTGAATATCTTGAGCAATACTATTCAATTCTGATGCTGTTAACTGGCATTGCGCATGAAGCACACTAAAAAAAACAAAAAACAAACCTGCTATAAACGTTTTCATTCAATATGTGCTATTGTTTTACAATAATCAATTCCAAAAATTTCAGATCCATCCATTTATTAAACTTAAATCCTACTTCTTTAAAATGTGCCACTTCTACAAAGCCAAACTGCTGATGCAGTTTTATGCTTACTTCATTTTCACCATCAATACCTGCAACAATTGCGTGTATGCCTAACTGTTGGGCGGCTTCAATTAAAGGTGGCATTAATAGTTTGCCAATGCCTTTGCCCCGTTGATCGGAAGCCACATAAACAGAATTTTCTACGGTATGCTTATATCCCTGCCATGCACGAAATGTTCCGAACGTACTAAAACCAACTATTTTACCATTTTCTTCTGCCACAAAAATGGGGAAACCTTGTTCTTGCTTGGTTTTAAACCACTCCTCTCTCATTTCCAACGTATGTGTATCGTATTGCCATACAGCAGTGGTGTTTATAATAATATCATTATAAATTTCCAGCATTGCAGGCAAATCGTTGATAACAGCATTACGAATTACGATCATTCTATTTTTTATTACACCAATAAAAGCTATTCAATATTTACACCCTTCAGTATCTGAGGCTCTCTTTTTCTAATACTAAGCAAAACTTTTTTAGGAGACTCTAATTCATCCAGGCTGGCATATTTATATTTTGTTCTGCCCAGCTTTGACTCTACAAAAGCATTGTTCACATACATATACTTGGTAACAAGATATCTGTGGTTTGCAAAATGCGATTCATCTTCTTTAAAATTCCAAATGCCTTCCAATTTAATTATCTCATCATCACTAATAAAATAAAATAAAGACAATTCATCTACACTATACAAAAGATGCATTGCGATGTTATTTTGCGCTGCAGTAACTTCGTAGCATTTACCCGCAAAACCCGAACCTCCGCCATTAAATTCTACTTCCAGGAACAACCTGCCTTTTTCACTAATACTATCGCTTGAAATTTTAAAAATATGGTAATCATTTTCTTTAAATCTCTCAGAATAAATGAGTTTGCCCGTTTTATTGTTTTTAACAATAAAGATCAACCCTGTACTATCATTTTGTAAAGAACTATTATCATTGCTGTCATCATCATCATTATTGGGGTTACGAAATATCTCTATCGAATAAACATGATCATTGATATTCGCATTATTTATAAGAGTATCAAGTATAAAACCGTCGGTATCCTTTAATGCATTCACTTGTCCATTACAAATATTAAAACATCCCAATAAAACGCAGCTATAAAAAACCAATAATTCAAGTTTCATATCATTTTATAATCTTCAATTATAAATAAATAGTACTTTATTGCTTTGCATTGATAGCCGTTGTGAACTGCTTAATACTTTCCAGGTTCTTAACGCCGGGCATTACTTCAAACTTGCTATTGATATCTATAGCGAACAATGCCTTTGCTTCCGGCTTTGATGAAAATTCTTTTAATCGGTCTATGTCGTTCGGTTCAATACCGCCGCTTAAAAAATACGGTTTGCCAATCTCAATATCATTCAATTTATCCCAATTAAATTTTTTACCGGTACCACCATAACCAGCGCCTTCGGTATCAAACATAAACATATCACATACTTCCATATAATCTTTAATGCGCCAGCTAATGTTATCAGTTTCGGATATACGAAAAGCTTTTACAACGGAAATATAATCAGCGATCTTTTCACAATACTTAGGCGACTCATCCCCATGCAACTGCACCATATGCAAGCGGCATTCATCTACCATTTGCAATACCTCTTCCACCGCTGCATTTACAAATACACCAACTTTATTTATGTTATTTTCTTTTTTGATCTGCGAAGTAGTCATGTGACGTAAAACGTAGCGTGGAGATTTAGGATAAAAAATAAATCCGCCAAAGGTAGCGCCCACGGACGGCAACTGCGCCAATTGTTCTTCTTGTGTAATGCCACAGACTTTTACTCTCATGCTGTTTTAGGTTTAAGTTGTTCAACAAACTGAGCAAAAGCAATCGCAGGATTGGGTTCCTTCATAAAGTTCTCCCCTATTAAAAAACCTCTGAATCCTTCATCTTTGAAGATACGAATCGTTTCGATATTACTGATACCACTCTCTGCAATTTTAATTTTATCTGCCGGAATTTGTTTACTCAACGCAATCGAACGATTTATATCTACTTTGAATGTTTTTAGGTCCCGATTGTTCACACCTACTATTTCCGTTTCGTCACAAATATGACCCAACTCCTCTTCGGTATGAATTTCCAGTAACACTTCTAATTTTAATTGTTTTGCAAAGCTTGCCA
The Ferruginibacter albus DNA segment above includes these coding regions:
- the trpA gene encoding tryptophan synthase subunit alpha encodes the protein MSSIKELFQHKKNNVLNVYCTAGYPKLESTLEVIKALQQNGADLVEIGMPYSDPLADGPVIQASSTIALANGMTIHKLFEQLKTLHDAGQKKVPIVLMGYMNPVLQYGFEKFCKDAAAVGVDGLILPDLPEYEFETEYGPIIKKYGLDFIFLVTPETSEQRVKKLDALSSGFLYAVSSSSTTGKDKNFTSVQHYLEKLQSYKLQNPVLVGFGIKDKASFTDACEFSNGAIIGTAYIKALENSIDINSSTQAFLKTITL
- the trpB gene encoding tryptophan synthase subunit beta is translated as MKFSVNEHGYYGEFGGAYIPEMLHPNVEELQEKYLDIIYDESFQKEFQNLLQDYAGRETPLYHAKRLSEKYGVPVYLKREDLCHTGAHKVNNTIGQILLAQRLGKKRIIAETGAGQHGVATATVCALKGLECIVYMGEKDIERQAPNVARMKMLGATVVPATSGSKTLKDATNEAIRDWINNPVDTHYIIGSVVGPHPYPDMVARFQSVISKEIKEQLKEKIGTELPSHVIACVGGGSNAAGAFYHFLDDEQVQLVAVEAAGCGINSGMSAATTQLGKPGILHGSKSYVMQTEDGQVVEPHSISAGLDYPGIGPLHAHLYKTGRGTFLSATDKEALEAAFELAKLEGIIPALESSHALYGLNKLQFKKGDVVVVCLSGRGDKDMATYMKAMDTNKI
- a CDS encoding GNAT family N-acetyltransferase, producing the protein MIVIRNAVINDLPAMLEIYNDIIINTTAVWQYDTHTLEMREEWFKTKQEQGFPIFVAEENGKIVGFSTFGTFRAWQGYKHTVENSVYVASDQRGKGIGKLLMPPLIEAAQQLGIHAIVAGIDGENEVSIKLHQQFGFVEVAHFKEVGFKFNKWMDLKFLELIIVKQ
- a CDS encoding phosphoribosylanthranilate isomerase — encoded protein: MRVKVCGITQEEQLAQLPSVGATFGGFIFYPKSPRYVLRHMTTSQIKKENNINKVGVFVNAAVEEVLQMVDECRLHMVQLHGDESPKYCEKIADYISVVKAFRISETDNISWRIKDYMEVCDMFMFDTEGAGYGGTGKKFNWDKLNDIEIGKPYFLSGGIEPNDIDRLKEFSSKPEAKALFAIDINSKFEVMPGVKNLESIKQFTTAINAKQ